The following are from one region of the Nicotiana tabacum cultivar K326 chromosome 3, ASM71507v2, whole genome shotgun sequence genome:
- the LOC107831957 gene encoding ubiquitin receptor RAD23d produces MKIFVKTLKGTHFEIEVKPEDTVADVKKNIETAQGQAVYPAAQQMLIHQGKVLKDTATLEENKVAENSFVVIMLAKNKVSTSATSAAQPAPSNTAQPATSTGQPTQTVTAPQATAASVAPAQSAPQSAPTPAAAPVSSNPVTDVYGQAASNLVAGSTLEATVQQILDMGGGSWDRDTVIRALRAAFNNPERAIEYLYSGIPEQAEIPPAAPAPALAPASGQAVNPPVQASQPAVPSGGPNANPLDLFPQGLPNVGSNAGAGNLDFLSNSPQFQALRAMVQANPQILQPMLQELGKQNPQLMRLIQEHQADFLRLINEPVESEGNVPGQPAGAIPQAVTVTPEEREAIERLEAMGFDRALVLQVFFACNKNEELAANYLLDHMHEFDE; encoded by the exons AAGGTCAAGCTGTCTACCCGGCTGCACAACAGATGCTTATCCACCAGGGTAAAGTTCTCAAGGACACTGCAACGTTGGAGGAAAACAAAGTCGCTGAGAATAGTTTTGTTGTTATAATGCTTGCTAAG AATAAGGTTTCAACAAGTGCAACCTCAGCTGCGCAACCAGCACCTTCAAATACG GCCCAACCTGCAACCTCCACTGGCCAACCTACACAGACTGTAACAGCACCTCAAGCAACTGCTGCAAGCGTGGCGCC TGCACAATCTGCTCCTCAGTCTGCTCCTACTCCTGCCGCTGCGCCAGTTTCCTCTAA TCCTGTGACAGATGTGTATGGCCAAGCGGCATCGAATCTTGTTGCCGGAAGTACCTTAGAAGCTACAGTTCAACAGATTCTTGATATGGGTGGTGGAAGTTGGGATCGGGATACGGTTATTCGTGCTCTACGTGCTGCATTTAACAATCCAGAGAGAGCTATTGAATACTTGTATTCT GGTATTCCTGAGCAAGCAGAAATTCCACCTGCTGCTCCTGCTCCTGCTCTTGCTCCTGCCAGCGGACAGGCAGTAAATCCTCCGGTTCAGGCTTCACAGCCGGCAGTTCCGTCCGGTGGCCCAAACGCTAATCCTTTAGATCTCTTTCCTCAG GGCCTTCCAAATGTCGGTTCCAATGCTGGAGCTGGAAATTTAGATTTCTTAAGCAATAGTCCACAG TTTCAAGCCCTTCGAGCAATGGTGCAAGCAAACCCGCAGATATTGCAG CCTATGCTCCAGGAGTTGGGTAAGCAAAATCCTCAATTGATGCGGCTTATTCAAGAACACCAAGCTGACTTTCTGCGCCTCATCAATGAACCTGTTGAGAGCGAGGG GAATGTGCCCGGGCAGCCGGCAGGGGCTATACCACAAGCTGTGACTGTCACACCTGAAGAGCGTGAGGCTATCGAACGA CTTGAAGCTATGGGTTTCGATCGAGCTTTGGTATTGCAAGTATTTTTTGCATGCAACAAAAATGAGGAGCTGGCTGCAAACTATCTCTTGGATCATATGCATGAGTTTGACGAATGA